A DNA window from Flammeovirga agarivorans contains the following coding sequences:
- the cyoE gene encoding heme o synthase, which yields MTFRNFKKQPHNMIVADSNSATSSLQASKKKSRAKDFYDLLKVRLTAVVVFSGIFGYLLGTDEISITAILALAIGSFMITGAANTINQIIEKEHDKMMKRTKGRPLPLGIISRKEAGLYALLLAVVGATFLVYYVNVYAALLSVLSLVLYAFVYTPLKRITPLSVLVGAFPGGFPPLIGWVAATGEIGIEGLVLFALQFMWQFPHFWAIAWVADTDYKKAGFKMLPFNGKKDVNTAVQISIYTMFLIPIGFLPTQYGMTGMWSGLIAALAGAAFLFQTFGLMKDKTDKSALKIMFTSFIYLPIVQLVYLFDKI from the coding sequence ATGACATTTCGAAACTTCAAAAAGCAACCGCATAATATGATAGTAGCAGATTCGAACTCAGCAACGTCATCTTTACAAGCTTCAAAGAAAAAATCACGAGCTAAAGACTTTTATGATTTACTAAAAGTTAGACTTACAGCTGTGGTGGTGTTCTCTGGAATTTTTGGTTATTTATTAGGTACTGATGAGATATCTATCACTGCTATTTTAGCATTAGCTATAGGTAGTTTTATGATTACAGGTGCAGCTAATACAATCAATCAAATTATCGAGAAGGAACACGATAAGATGATGAAAAGGACTAAAGGTAGGCCACTTCCATTGGGTATAATCTCCAGAAAAGAAGCGGGTTTATATGCTTTACTTTTAGCTGTTGTTGGTGCTACATTCTTGGTATATTATGTGAATGTCTATGCAGCACTTTTATCAGTGCTATCGCTAGTACTATATGCTTTTGTTTATACACCTTTAAAAAGAATTACTCCGTTATCTGTATTAGTAGGAGCATTTCCGGGTGGTTTTCCTCCGTTAATTGGATGGGTGGCCGCTACTGGTGAAATCGGTATTGAAGGTTTGGTTCTATTTGCCTTACAATTTATGTGGCAATTCCCTCACTTCTGGGCAATTGCATGGGTGGCAGATACAGACTACAAAAAAGCAGGCTTCAAAATGTTGCCTTTTAACGGAAAAAAAGATGTGAACACTGCTGTTCAGATTTCAATTTATACAATGTTTTTAATCCCTATTGGCTTTTTACCTACTCAGTATGGCATGACAGGGATGTGGTCTGGTTTAATAGCAGCATTAGCAGGTGCAGCATTCTTATTTCAAACATTTGGTTTGATGAAGGATAAAACAGATAAATCAGCATTGAAGATTATGTTTACTTCTTTTATTTATCTACCCATTGTACAATTAGTTTATTTATTCGATAAAATATAA
- a CDS encoding OstA-like protein yields MKKKFFLGLIVFLTMVMSINVNAQNQDKVRISAARSKGISGWRVFYSSPTKRVKLDQKTTTIYCDEARQEIKTERVIATGNVIVIDKKTKITGDKMDYDKRNGQVIITGKIVKLIDEDVVLVTDKLYYNTTTKDAKYLTGGTVTQETMVLTSIEGYLKKKELIFVKDVVMDDTVKVQHLVTEKLIYDRDTKIAIFNTRTRIESKDGDVEANAGTYNTESGKVHFEGSAVVENEKYILIGDKVDTDKNSGNSTAIGNVIFYSKLDTAMIYADYVVREDSSTFAYGNALMSKPINGNWMDMYYLAADTLHSINDTTTKENTLYAYHNVAMWNKDMKSRCDSLVYYYNDSMIYFYDDPRIWAQKSQMTGETIRTDITSKGVERLYLNRNGFIISEDTIQNFNQVKGKKIIAHFEENQLNKVDVKGNGMTRFFQLTDDKKNIYALNKSSCPSMTIYFEVGNEVENIEYNAKANSTVLPPSKIQGPDKYLPGFKNRFDEIPPKSELLTRVRTRRDLPDNMPRDPVIGQSEIKILWDGSQVLNKNYKGEPLFKDRPKRPSSGQAEAKNED; encoded by the coding sequence ATGAAGAAAAAATTTTTTTTAGGTCTAATTGTATTTCTCACGATGGTAATGTCCATCAATGTCAATGCTCAAAATCAAGATAAAGTTAGAATTAGTGCTGCTAGATCTAAAGGTATATCTGGATGGAGAGTATTCTACAGTTCACCAACAAAGAGGGTAAAATTAGATCAGAAGACCACCACAATTTATTGTGACGAGGCAAGACAAGAAATCAAAACTGAAAGAGTAATCGCTACTGGTAATGTTATCGTCATCGATAAAAAGACAAAAATTACTGGTGACAAAATGGATTACGACAAACGCAACGGTCAAGTAATCATCACAGGTAAAATCGTTAAATTAATTGACGAAGATGTAGTATTAGTTACTGACAAACTTTATTACAATACAACTACTAAAGATGCCAAATACCTTACAGGTGGTACTGTTACTCAAGAAACAATGGTACTTACTTCTATTGAAGGTTACTTGAAAAAGAAAGAATTAATTTTCGTAAAAGATGTTGTAATGGATGATACTGTCAAAGTACAACACCTGGTTACGGAGAAATTGATTTACGATAGAGATACTAAAATTGCCATTTTCAATACTAGAACAAGAATTGAAAGTAAAGATGGTGATGTAGAGGCGAATGCAGGTACATATAACACTGAAAGTGGTAAGGTACATTTCGAGGGATCTGCTGTTGTTGAAAATGAAAAATACATTTTAATTGGCGACAAAGTTGATACAGATAAAAATTCTGGTAATTCAACGGCTATTGGCAATGTGATTTTCTACAGTAAGCTCGATACAGCCATGATTTACGCCGACTATGTTGTAAGAGAAGATAGTTCTACTTTTGCCTATGGAAACGCATTAATGAGTAAACCAATCAATGGTAATTGGATGGATATGTATTACCTAGCGGCTGATACTCTCCACTCTATTAATGATACGACTACCAAAGAAAATACTCTTTATGCGTATCATAATGTAGCTATGTGGAACAAGGACATGAAATCAAGGTGTGATTCATTAGTCTACTACTATAACGACTCAATGATTTATTTCTATGATGATCCTCGTATCTGGGCTCAGAAGTCTCAAATGACAGGCGAAACCATCAGAACAGATATCACTTCTAAAGGTGTTGAAAGATTATACTTGAATCGCAACGGTTTTATTATCTCTGAAGATACTATCCAAAACTTTAACCAAGTGAAGGGTAAAAAAATCATTGCACACTTTGAAGAGAATCAGCTAAACAAAGTAGATGTAAAGGGTAATGGTATGACTCGATTCTTCCAACTAACAGACGATAAGAAGAACATTTATGCCTTAAATAAATCTTCATGCCCAAGTATGACGATCTATTTTGAAGTTGGTAATGAGGTGGAAAATATTGAGTACAATGCTAAAGCAAATTCAACAGTATTACCTCCAAGTAAAATTCAAGGCCCTGATAAGTATCTACCTGGTTTTAAAAATAGATTTGATGAGATTCCACCAAAATCTGAATTGCTAACCAGAGTTCGTACTAGAAGAGACTTACCTGATAATATGCCAAGAGACCCTGTTATTGGACAAAGTGAGATTAAAATCCTTTGGGATGGATCACAAGTTCTAAACAAGAATTACAAGGGAGAACCTCTTTTTAAGGATCGTCCAAAAAGACCATCGTCAGGACAAGCGGAAGCAAAAAATGAAGATTAA
- a CDS encoding cytochrome c oxidase subunit 3, with protein MSSSTTLTTPKRSIWDGAERPMKASYGKLMMWFFLVSDAFTFASLLIAYGVVRYMHPAYEGAYSEFTFATSSENFYWPIPEKVFNAFPGLHGVDVPLGFVGLMTFILILSSVTMVLAVEAGERKSQKEVEKWMLWTIVGGVTFLGCQAWEWSHFIHGTDEGVLRDGVRIFGANLHENQYGPQLFADFFFFITGFHGLHVTSGVILNIVIFYNVVMGTYEKRGTYEMIEKGGLYWHFVDLVWVFVFTFFYLV; from the coding sequence ATGTCGTCATCTACAACATTGACAACACCCAAAAGAAGTATTTGGGACGGCGCTGAGAGACCAATGAAGGCAAGCTATGGAAAGCTGATGATGTGGTTTTTCTTAGTTTCGGATGCATTTACATTTGCATCACTATTGATTGCATACGGCGTGGTTCGTTACATGCACCCAGCTTACGAAGGAGCTTACTCTGAATTCACTTTCGCAACAAGTTCTGAAAATTTCTATTGGCCAATTCCAGAAAAAGTATTTAATGCTTTCCCTGGTTTACATGGAGTAGATGTGCCACTAGGTTTTGTTGGTTTAATGACCTTCATTCTTATCTTATCTTCGGTAACAATGGTATTAGCCGTTGAAGCAGGAGAGAGAAAGTCTCAGAAAGAAGTAGAGAAATGGATGCTTTGGACTATCGTTGGTGGTGTTACTTTCTTAGGTTGTCAAGCTTGGGAATGGTCTCACTTTATTCACGGTACTGACGAAGGAGTTTTACGTGACGGTGTTCGTATTTTCGGTGCTAACTTGCATGAGAATCAATATGGACCTCAGTTATTTGCTGATTTCTTCTTCTTTATTACAGGTTTCCACGGTCTTCACGTAACTTCAGGTGTAATTCTAAACATCGTTATTTTCTATAACGTTGTGATGGGTACTTACGAAAAAAGAGGTACGTATGAAATGATTGAGAAAGGTGGATTATACTGGCACTTTGTAGATTTAGTGTGGGTATTCGTATTTACATTCTTCTACTTAGTTTAG
- a CDS encoding COX15/CtaA family protein, translating into MNSNNTTNKGSIYRKFGVITVFAVFFLILVGGIVRSTGSGMGCPDWPKCFGTWVPPTDVSQLPDDYKTIFAVQGKEIADFSVFKTWTEYVNRLVGVLIGFFIFLTVVFSLPYRKDDPQVTLFSFLAFILVGFEGWLGSKVVSTDLHPVLITVHMLIALVIVGILIYAVARSRKQTLTYKEPTNLKAINKWLYVILGLSFVQIIMGTQVRESIDLVARELGEENRGIWIDQLGFTFYFHRSFSILVGILNIIFIQNVFKGTEAKHPARLWSKVLFGLLFTVVVSGAVMGHFGIPAFLQPVHLLLGSLIVGCQFYIALLVNHSRVLGNSENDISKLQKATA; encoded by the coding sequence ATGAATAGCAACAATACAACAAACAAGGGAAGCATCTATAGAAAATTTGGTGTCATCACTGTTTTTGCAGTGTTTTTCCTGATTTTGGTAGGAGGGATTGTAAGAAGTACAGGTTCAGGAATGGGATGTCCAGACTGGCCAAAATGCTTTGGAACTTGGGTTCCTCCAACAGATGTTAGCCAACTGCCAGACGATTATAAAACGATTTTTGCAGTTCAAGGAAAAGAAATTGCAGACTTTTCTGTATTTAAAACTTGGACAGAGTATGTCAATAGATTAGTTGGTGTACTCATCGGATTCTTTATTTTTCTTACCGTTGTCTTTTCACTTCCTTATAGAAAAGACGATCCACAAGTTACCTTATTTTCATTTTTAGCTTTTATTCTAGTTGGCTTCGAAGGCTGGTTAGGATCTAAAGTCGTCTCTACAGATTTACATCCAGTCCTAATTACTGTACATATGCTTATTGCTTTGGTAATTGTCGGGATATTAATTTATGCTGTAGCTAGGTCTAGAAAACAAACTCTTACATATAAAGAACCTACGAACCTAAAGGCCATCAACAAGTGGTTGTATGTGATTTTAGGATTGTCTTTTGTTCAAATCATAATGGGTACTCAAGTACGAGAAAGTATTGATCTTGTGGCTAGAGAACTTGGTGAAGAGAATAGAGGTATCTGGATTGATCAATTAGGATTTACTTTCTATTTCCATAGATCTTTCTCAATTCTTGTAGGAATCTTAAACATCATTTTTATACAAAATGTATTTAAAGGTACAGAAGCGAAGCACCCTGCTAGATTATGGTCTAAAGTTTTATTTGGATTATTATTTACGGTAGTTGTTTCAGGTGCAGTGATGGGACACTTTGGTATTCCAGCATTTCTACAACCTGTACATTTATTATTAGGATCCCTAATAGTAGGTTGTCAATTCTACATTGCTTTATTAGTCAATCACTCAAGGGTATTAGGAAACTCAGAAAATGACATTTCGAAACTTCAAAAAGCAACCGCATAA
- a CDS encoding cytochrome c oxidase subunit 3: protein MRTNMSVSNAPKKPTSMHPKKFAMWLFIVSVVMIFAALTSAYIVRQAEGNWTQFALPNILYVSTVVILLSSGTMHWAYLGAKKDDMGQLKKGMIITSVLGFIFLVLQFVGWEHLVEMNVYFVGNPSGSFVYVLTGLHGVHIVSAVIYVFIILGASLRGKIHSGTIVRMEMVANYWHFLDALWIYLFVFMLLNR, encoded by the coding sequence ATGAGAACGAATATGTCAGTGAGCAATGCTCCAAAGAAACCAACAAGTATGCATCCAAAGAAATTTGCGATGTGGTTGTTTATTGTTAGTGTTGTGATGATTTTCGCTGCATTAACAAGTGCATATATCGTAAGACAAGCAGAAGGTAACTGGACTCAGTTTGCTTTGCCTAATATTTTATATGTAAGTACAGTTGTTATCCTGTTGAGTAGTGGTACAATGCATTGGGCTTATTTAGGTGCCAAGAAAGATGATATGGGACAACTAAAGAAAGGTATGATCATAACATCAGTTCTAGGTTTTATCTTCTTAGTACTTCAATTCGTAGGATGGGAACACCTTGTAGAAATGAATGTCTATTTTGTGGGTAATCCTTCTGGTTCATTTGTATATGTATTAACTGGACTACATGGGGTTCACATTGTCAGTGCGGTGATATATGTATTTATTATTCTTGGAGCTTCTCTAAGAGGTAAGATTCATTCTGGGACTATTGTTAGAATGGAGATGGTAGCAAACTACTGGCACTTCTTAGATGCACTATGGATCTATCTATTTGTCTTTATGTTACTTAATAGATAA
- a CDS encoding SCO family protein, producing the protein MNKPNIKKWVFLFTLIGIPLVIFFFLKNFGTNEYSLQNSEETLEVYNLKSVNCTPNEVDGVHRIPDFSFTNQDDQTFTNKNLEGHIYVADFFFTTCPDICKAMTSSLLRVQERFKDEDQLKLVSFSIDPTYDTPKVLSEYAEKNNINKDMWTLLTGDKKTIMDLGQCGYYITAKEVALGGQPSLSHSDKLILVDKHSRIRGFYSGTDQDDVKRLLTEISLLLKEE; encoded by the coding sequence ATGAACAAACCTAATATTAAGAAGTGGGTATTCTTGTTCACCTTAATTGGAATACCTTTAGTTATTTTCTTCTTCCTTAAAAACTTTGGAACGAATGAATATAGTTTACAGAATTCAGAAGAAACTTTAGAAGTTTATAACCTGAAATCAGTGAACTGCACTCCCAATGAAGTGGATGGTGTTCATAGAATTCCAGATTTCTCATTTACCAATCAAGACGATCAAACTTTTACCAATAAAAATTTAGAAGGTCACATCTATGTGGCAGACTTCTTCTTTACAACTTGCCCTGATATTTGTAAGGCGATGACATCAAGCCTTCTTAGAGTGCAAGAAAGATTCAAAGATGAAGATCAATTAAAACTAGTTTCTTTTTCTATTGATCCAACATATGATACACCAAAAGTGTTATCAGAGTATGCGGAAAAGAATAATATCAATAAAGATATGTGGACACTACTTACTGGAGATAAGAAAACCATCATGGATTTAGGTCAATGTGGTTACTATATCACGGCAAAAGAAGTAGCGCTAGGAGGTCAACCTTCATTATCACATAGCGATAAATTAATTTTGGTGGATAAACACAGTAGAATTAGAGGTTTCTACAGCGGAACAGACCAAGATGATGTAAAGAGGTTACTTACTGAAATATCTTTACTGTTAAAAGAAGAATAA
- a CDS encoding cytochrome C oxidase subunit IV family protein, producing the protein MAHFDASMTPEEIKAAKMKTVLKVTIILAAVTLVEFALAFAWPDGSSRFILNILFVALTIVKAGYIIMEFMHLGHETSLLKFVILFPMLFLVWLCVALFVEGQAILDAFLNW; encoded by the coding sequence ATGGCACATTTTGATGCTTCAATGACACCAGAAGAAATCAAGGCAGCAAAAATGAAGACGGTTTTAAAAGTAACTATCATTCTTGCAGCTGTAACTCTTGTAGAATTTGCTTTGGCATTTGCATGGCCTGACGGTTCGTCAAGATTTATATTAAACATATTATTTGTTGCCCTTACTATCGTTAAGGCGGGTTACATCATTATGGAATTTATGCACTTAGGACATGAAACAAGCTTATTAAAGTTTGTGATTTTATTCCCAATGCTTTTCCTAGTGTGGCTTTGTGTAGCACTTTTCGTAGAAGGTCAAGCCATCTTAGATGCATTTCTAAATTGGTAA
- a CDS encoding Crp/Fnr family transcriptional regulator, giving the protein MLNIFKKTYTTEERTLFDFMRKGILFSKLSDEELAKFAPHLHLRHYTKGEVIFFRDDPSQALYLVNSGIITLNIDIEDKFEDLVHLKATETFGDNAILEGTNRPYNAVCFSEHADVYVIPSAVIHDIFEENIKIQAKMMVSMAEIYDRFTSHLFRAYKESFGFFDLGRAFMPF; this is encoded by the coding sequence ATGCTAAATATTTTTAAGAAAACATATACTACTGAAGAAAGAACACTTTTTGATTTTATGAGAAAGGGTATTCTTTTTTCGAAACTATCTGATGAAGAACTTGCTAAATTTGCTCCTCATCTTCATTTGCGTCATTATACTAAAGGTGAGGTAATTTTCTTTAGAGATGATCCAAGTCAGGCTTTATATTTAGTAAATAGTGGAATTATTACTCTTAACATTGATATTGAAGATAAGTTTGAGGATTTAGTACACCTGAAGGCGACGGAAACCTTTGGAGATAATGCAATTCTCGAAGGTACGAATAGACCTTATAACGCAGTTTGCTTTTCGGAACATGCTGACGTTTACGTTATTCCAAGTGCTGTGATACATGATATTTTTGAAGAAAATATTAAAATTCAAGCAAAAATGATGGTGAGTATGGCAGAGATATATGATCGATTTACGAGCCATTTATTTAGAGCATACAAGGAATCATTTGGCTTTTTTGACCTTGGAAGAGCCTTTATGCCATTTTAA
- the tilS gene encoding tRNA lysidine(34) synthetase TilS: protein MYDNQNNLSVQFLTFIKNKGLRKSDRILLAFSGGVDSVALCLLFVKHGYNVTLAHMNFNLRGEESNEDEEFVREFAKKKKVNIHIKNVNTSKLVQESNQSTQMIARDIRYTWFDELKKEEGFDYIATAHHKSDSVETVLFNLIKGTGIEGLHGIKFQNRDVIRPLLFASKTELKEFVQFSKEGWREDSSNSINKYARNLIRNKIIPLMSEINPQVEKAIANTSHKISQIENVFLKKVEGIKKYNWEVTQDEIYINYRQYFNKDDALIILFYQLKEYHFDWVTVVNIYEKHSKAGLTFYNNDSSYVLMTTTDQLILRKVTVNHSSNKLEINNEGRYTIASTSIDVKVVEVVALTDLSENSIYIQEEFFPLILRNVEDGDRIKPFGMKGKSKTVKDLLQDEGVPAYLRDNVFVIQANSGEVLSVVGYRNSEKLRIKKFPAKLFEITLKS from the coding sequence ATGTATGACAATCAAAATAATTTATCTGTCCAATTTTTAACTTTTATTAAAAACAAAGGGTTGAGAAAATCAGATAGAATTCTTCTTGCATTTAGTGGTGGCGTTGATTCTGTTGCACTATGTCTTTTATTCGTGAAACATGGTTATAATGTTACGCTGGCTCATATGAACTTTAACCTTAGAGGGGAAGAAAGTAATGAAGATGAGGAGTTTGTGCGTGAATTTGCGAAAAAGAAGAAAGTAAATATTCACATAAAGAATGTTAATACCTCAAAGCTAGTTCAAGAAAGTAATCAGTCAACACAAATGATTGCTAGAGATATTCGATATACTTGGTTTGATGAATTAAAAAAGGAAGAAGGTTTCGATTACATAGCTACGGCACATCATAAATCTGATAGTGTTGAAACGGTATTATTTAATTTAATAAAAGGAACAGGCATTGAAGGATTACATGGGATTAAATTTCAGAATAGAGATGTGATCAGACCTTTACTATTTGCGTCAAAGACTGAATTGAAAGAATTTGTGCAATTTTCAAAGGAAGGTTGGAGAGAAGATAGCTCAAATAGTATTAATAAATACGCCAGGAATTTAATTCGTAATAAGATTATTCCTTTGATGTCAGAAATTAATCCACAGGTAGAAAAGGCAATAGCGAATACATCACATAAAATAAGTCAAATAGAAAATGTGTTTCTTAAGAAGGTAGAAGGAATCAAGAAATACAATTGGGAGGTTACTCAAGATGAAATATATATCAACTATCGTCAATATTTTAATAAAGATGATGCCTTAATTATTCTATTCTACCAATTAAAAGAATATCATTTTGATTGGGTGACGGTAGTGAATATCTATGAGAAACATTCCAAGGCAGGGCTGACTTTTTATAATAATGATAGTTCATATGTTTTGATGACAACTACTGATCAATTGATATTAAGAAAGGTCACAGTGAATCATTCTTCAAATAAATTAGAAATTAATAATGAAGGGAGATATACCATTGCTTCTACCTCTATTGATGTTAAAGTTGTAGAAGTTGTAGCTTTAACGGATCTATCTGAAAATTCAATATATATCCAAGAAGAGTTCTTTCCACTAATTCTGAGAAATGTAGAAGATGGAGATAGAATTAAACCCTTTGGAATGAAAGGAAAATCAAAAACGGTGAAAGATTTACTACAAGATGAGGGAGTACCAGCTTATTTAAGAGATAACGTTTTTGTAATACAAGCTAATTCAGGTGAAGTATTATCAGTAGTTGGATATAGAAATTCCGAAAAGTTGAGAATTAAAAAATTTCCTGCAAAACTATTTGAGATCACTTTAAAATCGTAG
- a CDS encoding DUF420 domain-containing protein: MNTLEQKREDKLPLIIIGVVSVLIPIVVALLLFIPQTGKLGDLDVSFLPHLNAVINAASAFALLLGFIFVKRGNVELHRLMMYIAFALGSIFLVSYVIYHFQGGHTIFGDVNHDGVLSAEEAAAVATSRTVYIVLLLSHILLSAVVVPLVLIAIYFAITKQVTRHKKIVKWTYPIWQYVAVSGVLVYLMISPFYA; this comes from the coding sequence ATGAACACATTAGAACAAAAGAGAGAAGATAAGCTGCCTTTAATTATTATTGGGGTTGTATCTGTTCTTATTCCAATTGTTGTTGCACTATTACTGTTTATACCTCAAACTGGTAAATTAGGTGATTTGGATGTTTCCTTCTTACCTCATTTAAATGCAGTAATTAATGCAGCAAGTGCTTTTGCATTATTATTAGGTTTTATCTTTGTTAAAAGAGGTAATGTAGAGTTACATAGGCTAATGATGTATATCGCATTTGCTTTAGGTTCTATATTCCTTGTTTCATATGTTATTTACCATTTCCAAGGTGGTCATACTATTTTTGGAGATGTTAATCATGATGGAGTATTATCTGCTGAAGAGGCTGCAGCAGTTGCTACTTCTAGAACAGTATATATAGTTTTGTTACTTTCACATATTTTGCTTTCAGCAGTGGTTGTGCCATTGGTATTAATAGCGATCTACTTCGCAATTACAAAGCAAGTAACAAGACATAAGAAAATTGTAAAATGGACCTACCCAATCTGGCAATATGTTGCTGTAAGTGGTGTGTTGGTTTATCTAATGATTAGTCCTTTTTACGCATAA